One window of Paenibacillus albicereus genomic DNA carries:
- the thrC gene encoding threonine synthase, which yields MEYISTRGKVSGVGFIDAILMGLADDGGLLVPARLPQLSEATLRQWQELRYQELALEIFSLFIGDEIPRDELKQLVDDSYATFRDEDVTPVRGLRDGLDVLELFHGPTFAFKDVALQFLGNLYRYVAAKTGSTIHILGATSGDTGASAIEGVRGKEGIRICILHPHGKISQVQELQMTTIDDANVLNLAIDGTFDDGQRIIKELFADVDFKHRYHLRAINSINIARILAQTVYYFYAYLQLAKRGQAGPVSFSVPTGNFGDIFAGYLAKRMGLPVDRLLLATNENNILARFVSEGAYQPGEFRGTHSPSMDIQVASNFERYLFYLYGEDAASVAALMEQFKQQGSLSIPADKLAAVQADFSAHAVGNQECLDTIARYHRETGYLLDPHTACGVAAADRIATASPAVALATAHPAKFDESIRLVGIEQAYPPQIADLFERPTHVELSPATADAIADRLKDFFEQKR from the coding sequence ATGGAGTACATCAGCACGAGAGGAAAAGTGTCCGGGGTCGGCTTCATCGACGCCATCCTGATGGGGCTGGCCGACGACGGCGGCCTGCTGGTGCCGGCCCGCCTGCCGCAGCTGTCCGAGGCTACGCTCCGGCAGTGGCAGGAGCTCCGCTACCAAGAGCTCGCCCTGGAGATCTTCTCCCTGTTCATCGGGGACGAAATTCCGCGCGACGAGCTGAAGCAGCTCGTCGACGACAGCTACGCCACGTTCCGCGACGAGGACGTGACGCCCGTACGCGGCCTGAGAGACGGCCTGGACGTGCTGGAGCTGTTCCACGGTCCGACGTTCGCGTTCAAGGACGTGGCGCTGCAGTTCCTCGGCAACCTGTACCGCTACGTCGCGGCCAAGACCGGCTCGACGATCCATATCCTCGGCGCGACGTCCGGCGACACCGGCGCCTCCGCGATCGAGGGCGTGCGCGGCAAGGAAGGCATCCGCATCTGCATCCTCCACCCCCACGGCAAGATCAGCCAGGTGCAGGAGCTGCAGATGACGACGATCGACGACGCCAACGTGCTCAACCTGGCGATCGACGGCACGTTCGACGACGGGCAGCGCATCATCAAGGAGCTGTTCGCCGACGTGGACTTCAAGCACCGCTACCACTTGCGCGCGATCAACTCCATCAACATCGCCCGCATCCTCGCGCAGACCGTCTACTACTTCTACGCCTACCTGCAGCTGGCGAAGCGCGGACAAGCCGGTCCGGTCAGCTTCAGCGTGCCGACGGGCAACTTCGGCGACATCTTCGCCGGCTATCTGGCCAAGCGCATGGGCCTGCCGGTCGACCGCCTCCTCCTCGCGACCAACGAGAACAACATCCTCGCCCGCTTCGTCTCAGAGGGCGCGTACCAGCCGGGCGAGTTCCGCGGCACGCACAGCCCGTCGATGGACATCCAGGTCGCGAGCAACTTCGAGCGCTACCTGTTCTACCTCTATGGCGAGGACGCGGCGAGCGTCGCCGCGCTGATGGAGCAGTTCAAGCAGCAGGGCTCCCTCTCGATTCCGGCCGACAAGCTCGCGGCCGTGCAGGCCGACTTCTCCGCCCATGCGGTCGGCAACCAGGAATGCCTCGACACGATTGCGCGCTACCATCGCGAGACCGGCTACCTGCTCGATCCGCATACGGCCTGCGGCGTCGCGGCGGCCGACCGCATCGCCACGGCCAGCCCGGCCGTGGCGCTGGCGACGGCGCATCCGGCCAAGTTCGACGAGTCGATCCGGCTGGTCGGCATCGAGCAGGCGTACCCGCCGCAGATCGCCGACCTGTTCGAGCGGCCGACGCATGTCGAGCTGTCGCCGGCGACGGCGGACGCGATCGCGGATCGGCTGAAGGACTTCTTCGAGCAGAAGCGATAG
- the greA gene encoding transcription elongation factor GreA: MANEEIILTAEGLAKLEAELEDLKGPKRRELAQRIKTAISYGDLKENSEYHSAKEDQAFMETRILQIQAMLKKARVADSSDTSRVTVGSLVSLLDQEFDEKLQYRIVAPAEADVIDNKISYESPLGKTLIGKHVGDTVEVDAPIGKIQYKVLEIKSS; this comes from the coding sequence ATGGCGAACGAAGAAATCATTTTGACGGCCGAAGGACTGGCCAAGCTGGAGGCGGAGCTCGAGGATCTGAAAGGTCCGAAGCGCCGCGAGCTGGCGCAGCGCATCAAGACGGCGATCAGCTACGGCGACCTCAAGGAGAACAGCGAGTACCACTCCGCCAAGGAAGACCAGGCGTTCATGGAGACGCGCATCCTGCAGATCCAGGCGATGCTCAAGAAGGCTCGCGTCGCGGACAGCTCCGATACGTCCCGCGTGACGGTGGGCTCGCTCGTCTCCCTGCTCGACCAGGAGTTCGACGAGAAGCTGCAGTACCGCATCGTGGCGCCGGCCGAAGCCGACGTCATCGACAACAAGATTTCCTACGAGAGCCCGCTCGGCAAGACGCTGATCGGCAAGCATGTCGGCGATACCGTCGAGGTCGACGCCCCGATAGGCAAGATCCAGTACAAGGTGCTGGAGATCAAGAGCTCCTGA
- a CDS encoding GNAT family N-acetyltransferase, giving the protein MIGTNIRALRLPDDYDGMAALWNEWLAEPTTAEALAEEDRKMYEKGHLHRNEQGKLEGYDRLRRIAEAEDGRIVGYSTIWRAPWTPPGMVNHFVLVAAGSHGRGIGAELSRLSREWAREAGADTLLSECWDDDERALAFARCGGFETERRSWQSLLDLATGEDPSQPEDRAAIEQLEEEGIAFATLADLPPGEETLRRLHELETSTYKDIPGFLGETLPFEEWLKWSLQVEGYAPERVLVAMDGERPVGICNVLFNEESRGMYHEYTGVARDYRGRGIARALKLLSIRLALRTGARYLRTDNDSLNEPMLAINRRLGYVPLRGRHRLIAPLEQAQG; this is encoded by the coding sequence TTGATCGGAACGAACATCCGGGCGCTTCGGCTGCCGGACGATTACGACGGCATGGCTGCGTTATGGAACGAGTGGCTGGCGGAGCCGACGACAGCGGAGGCGCTGGCCGAGGAAGACCGCAAGATGTACGAGAAGGGCCATCTGCATCGCAACGAGCAAGGCAAGCTGGAAGGCTACGACCGGCTGCGCCGGATAGCCGAGGCGGAGGACGGACGGATCGTCGGCTATTCGACGATCTGGCGCGCGCCCTGGACGCCGCCGGGCATGGTGAATCACTTCGTGCTCGTCGCCGCCGGCTCGCATGGAAGGGGCATCGGCGCGGAGCTGTCCCGCCTCTCGCGCGAATGGGCGCGCGAAGCCGGGGCGGACACGCTGCTCAGCGAGTGCTGGGACGACGACGAGCGGGCGCTTGCCTTTGCCCGCTGCGGGGGCTTCGAGACGGAGCGGCGCTCGTGGCAGTCGCTGCTCGACCTGGCGACGGGCGAGGATCCTTCGCAGCCGGAGGACCGCGCCGCCATCGAGCAGCTGGAGGAGGAGGGCATCGCCTTCGCGACGCTGGCGGACCTGCCGCCGGGCGAGGAGACGCTGCGGCGGCTCCACGAGCTGGAGACGTCGACGTACAAGGACATTCCGGGCTTCCTCGGCGAGACGCTGCCGTTCGAGGAGTGGCTCAAGTGGAGCCTGCAGGTGGAGGGCTACGCGCCGGAGCGCGTGCTCGTCGCGATGGACGGGGAGCGTCCCGTCGGCATCTGCAACGTCCTGTTCAACGAGGAGTCCCGAGGCATGTACCACGAGTATACCGGCGTCGCGCGGGACTATCGCGGCCGGGGCATCGCCCGCGCGCTCAAGCTGCTGTCGATCCGCCTCGCGCTGCGGACCGGGGCCAGGTACTTGCGGACGGACAACGACTCGCTCAACGAGCCGATGCTCGCGATCAACCGCCGGCTCGGCTACGTGCCGCTGCGCGGACGGCATCGCCTGATCGCGCCGCTGGAGCAGGCGCAGGGATGA
- the rlmN gene encoding 23S rRNA (adenine(2503)-C(2))-methyltransferase RlmN, with amino-acid sequence MTSLYGFTQEGLEAWLGERGHRKFHAMQAWESLYRKRVRDFAGMEAAGVKPEVARLLEESYAIGTLEEHTRQESVDGTVKFLFRLQDGNLIETVLMKHKFGLSVCVTTQVGCNIGCSFCASGLLAKSRDLTAGEIAEQIMRVQLFLDDAGQGQRVSHIVVMGIGEPFDNYAHLMDFLAIVQHPKGLAIGPRHITVSTSGLTAKIRDFADSGVPANLAVSLHAPNDELRTRIMKINKAYPIAKLLDSIDYYLERTRRRITLEYILLADVNDRREEAQQLAELVRSRPQLLKLANVNLIPYNPVDEHSQYRRSAQDAIDGFYDVLKKNGVSVSVRLEHGADIDAACGQLRSKQLRGGEGKEPAAAGV; translated from the coding sequence ATGACTTCCCTGTACGGGTTCACACAGGAAGGGCTGGAAGCTTGGCTGGGCGAGCGGGGACACCGCAAGTTCCACGCGATGCAGGCATGGGAAAGCCTGTACCGCAAGCGGGTGCGCGACTTCGCGGGCATGGAGGCGGCCGGCGTCAAGCCGGAGGTCGCGCGGCTGCTGGAGGAATCGTACGCGATCGGCACGCTGGAGGAGCACACGCGCCAGGAGTCGGTGGACGGGACGGTGAAGTTCCTGTTCCGCCTGCAGGACGGCAACCTGATCGAGACGGTGCTCATGAAGCACAAGTTCGGCCTCAGCGTCTGCGTGACGACGCAGGTCGGCTGCAATATCGGCTGCAGCTTCTGCGCGAGCGGCCTGCTCGCCAAGAGCCGCGACCTGACGGCCGGCGAGATCGCCGAGCAGATCATGCGCGTGCAGCTGTTCCTCGACGATGCCGGGCAAGGGCAGCGGGTGAGCCACATCGTCGTCATGGGCATCGGCGAGCCTTTTGACAACTACGCGCATCTGATGGACTTCCTCGCGATCGTGCAGCATCCGAAGGGGCTGGCCATCGGGCCGCGCCACATCACCGTGTCGACGAGCGGCCTGACGGCCAAAATCCGCGACTTCGCGGACAGCGGCGTGCCGGCGAACCTCGCCGTATCGCTTCACGCCCCGAATGACGAGCTGCGCACGCGCATCATGAAGATCAACAAGGCGTATCCGATCGCGAAGCTGCTCGACAGCATCGACTACTACCTGGAGCGCACCCGTCGCCGCATCACGCTGGAGTACATCCTGCTGGCGGACGTGAACGACCGCCGCGAGGAGGCGCAGCAGCTCGCCGAGCTCGTCCGCTCCCGCCCGCAGCTGCTGAAGCTCGCCAACGTCAACCTCATCCCGTACAACCCGGTCGACGAGCACAGCCAGTACCGGCGCAGCGCGCAGGATGCGATCGACGGCTTCTACGACGTGCTGAAGAAAAACGGCGTCAGCGTCAGCGTGCGGCTGGAGCACGGCGCCGACATCGACGCCGCCTGCGGCCAGCTGCGCAGCAAGCAGCTGCGCGGCGGCGAGGGCAAGGAGCCGGCCGCGGCCGGCGTCTAG
- a CDS encoding cation diffusion facilitator family transporter: MPDYHHLEHVKTQSRSKRTLWITLLLTLFFTMVEIVGGLLSNSLALLSDSAHMISDVIALGLSMTAIYMASRQPDSRYTFGYLRFEIIASFLNGLALAAISVGILVEGVRRFLRPEPIDFGLMLVIASIGLIVNIALTIVLSRSMKEEDNLNVRSALWHFIGDLLSSIGVIVSALLILWTGRVWLDPLVSVVIAGIIFAGGARITREAYLVLMESVPGGFDLEEIRQAIRAVEGVEDVHEMHLWAVSTDHYSLTAHVFADERIQPHCIILAINDTLQKNFGISHSTVQVEHARIHPHGEYGAAFLRRQRLGLRSSGRRV; this comes from the coding sequence ATGCCGGACTATCATCACCTGGAGCATGTCAAAACGCAATCCCGATCCAAACGCACGCTCTGGATCACGCTGCTGCTGACCCTTTTCTTCACCATGGTCGAAATCGTCGGCGGCCTGCTGTCGAACTCGCTCGCGCTGCTCTCCGACTCCGCCCATATGATCTCCGACGTCATCGCGCTCGGCCTCAGCATGACCGCCATCTACATGGCTTCGCGCCAGCCGGACTCGCGCTATACGTTCGGCTACCTGCGCTTCGAGATCATCGCCTCGTTCCTGAACGGACTGGCGCTGGCGGCGATCTCCGTCGGCATCCTGGTCGAGGGCGTCCGCCGCTTCCTGCGGCCGGAGCCGATCGACTTCGGGCTCATGCTCGTCATCGCATCGATCGGGCTCATCGTCAACATCGCGCTGACGATCGTGCTCAGCCGCAGCATGAAGGAGGAAGACAACCTGAACGTGCGCAGCGCGCTCTGGCACTTCATCGGCGACCTGCTCAGCTCGATCGGCGTCATCGTCTCCGCGCTGCTCATCCTATGGACCGGCCGCGTCTGGCTCGATCCGCTCGTCAGCGTCGTCATCGCGGGCATCATCTTCGCCGGCGGCGCGCGCATCACGCGCGAGGCGTACCTCGTGCTGATGGAGTCGGTGCCGGGAGGGTTCGACCTGGAGGAGATCCGCCAGGCGATCCGCGCCGTCGAAGGCGTCGAGGACGTGCACGAGATGCACCTGTGGGCCGTCTCGACCGACCACTACTCCCTGACCGCGCATGTGTTCGCCGACGAGCGCATCCAGCCCCACTGCATCATTCTTGCCATCAACGACACGCTTCAAAAGAACTTCGGCATCTCCCACTCCACCGTGCAGGTCGAGCATGCCCGCATCCATCCGCATGGCGAATACGGCGCCGCGTTCCTGCGGCGCCAGCGGCTCGGCCTGCGCTCGAGCGGCCGGCGCGTCTAG
- a CDS encoding winged helix-turn-helix transcriptional regulator has translation MAANNYVPKKPDVIDCNIEKTLDVIGGKWAFLVLRELFCGTRRFGELQRLIPAVSPRALTSTLRHMEQKGVLERKVYPTVPVTVEYTLTPKGEDLHQIIKEMKLWAAKWT, from the coding sequence TTGGCAGCCAACAATTATGTACCGAAAAAGCCCGACGTGATCGACTGCAACATCGAAAAGACGCTCGACGTCATCGGCGGCAAGTGGGCTTTTCTCGTCCTGCGGGAGCTGTTCTGCGGCACGCGCCGCTTCGGCGAGCTGCAGCGGCTCATCCCGGCGGTCAGCCCGCGCGCGCTCACGAGCACGCTGCGCCATATGGAGCAGAAGGGCGTGCTGGAGCGCAAAGTATACCCGACCGTGCCGGTCACGGTCGAGTACACGCTGACGCCCAAGGGCGAGGACCTGCATCAGATCATCAAGGAAATGAAGCTGTGGGCGGCCAAATGGACGTGA
- a CDS encoding aldo/keto reductase family protein yields the protein MNYRRLGSAGVKVSDISLGSWLTYGGYVERENAVKAIHTAYDLGINFFDTANVYERGAAETLLGETIKAFPRHSYVLATKAFWPMGDLPNDRGLSRKHLTDQFHASLKRLDVDYVDIMYCHRHDPETPLYETLRTLDDLVRAGKVLYVGVSEWTASQIAEAHAIADRYLLDRIVVNQPQYNMFNRYIEPEIIPYSERSGVGQVVFSPLAQGLLTGKYTSASDIPADSRAAKLDWVKNGITEEKIGKVKQLASVASELDLTVGQLALAWILRQPNVASALVGASRPEQIVENAKASGVKLDAEIVERIETILTGENK from the coding sequence ATGAATTACCGCAGGCTGGGAAGCGCCGGCGTCAAGGTGAGCGACATCAGCCTGGGCAGCTGGCTGACGTACGGAGGGTACGTGGAACGCGAGAACGCCGTCAAGGCGATCCATACCGCATATGATCTGGGCATCAACTTTTTCGATACGGCGAATGTCTACGAGCGCGGAGCGGCCGAGACGCTGCTCGGCGAGACGATCAAGGCGTTCCCGCGCCACTCCTACGTGCTGGCGACCAAGGCGTTCTGGCCGATGGGCGACCTGCCCAACGACCGCGGCCTCTCGCGCAAGCATCTGACCGACCAGTTCCATGCGAGCCTCAAGCGGCTGGACGTGGACTATGTCGACATCATGTACTGCCACCGGCATGATCCGGAGACGCCGCTCTACGAGACGCTCCGCACGCTGGACGACCTCGTGCGCGCCGGCAAGGTGCTGTACGTCGGCGTGAGCGAGTGGACCGCCTCGCAGATCGCGGAAGCGCATGCGATCGCCGATCGCTACCTGCTGGACCGCATCGTCGTCAACCAGCCGCAGTACAATATGTTCAACCGCTACATCGAGCCGGAGATCATCCCGTACAGCGAGCGCAGCGGCGTCGGACAAGTCGTCTTCTCGCCGCTCGCCCAAGGGCTGCTGACCGGCAAGTACACGTCGGCGTCGGACATCCCGGCGGACAGCCGCGCGGCCAAGCTCGACTGGGTCAAGAACGGCATCACCGAGGAGAAGATCGGCAAGGTGAAGCAGCTCGCCTCCGTCGCCTCCGAGCTCGACCTGACGGTCGGCCAGCTGGCGCTCGCCTGGATCCTGCGCCAGCCGAACGTCGCCAGCGCGCTCGTCGGCGCGAGCCGTCCCGAGCAGATCGTCGAGAACGCCAAGGCTTCCGGCGTGAAGCTGGACGCCGAGATCGTCGAGCGCATCGAGACGATCCTGACCGGCGAGAACAAGTAA
- a CDS encoding VOC family protein — translation MAFAYEGIDHVQLAAPAGCEEEARRFYGGQLQWEELPKPPELAKRGGVWFRCGRHEVHIGVQDRFVPACKAHPAFLVTGLEALRQALEEAGTATADDEARQEEGIRRFYANDPFGNRLEFMERTL, via the coding sequence ATGGCTTTCGCCTACGAGGGGATCGACCATGTGCAGCTTGCCGCGCCTGCAGGCTGCGAGGAGGAAGCGAGGCGCTTCTATGGCGGCCAGCTCCAGTGGGAGGAGCTGCCGAAGCCGCCGGAGCTGGCCAAGCGGGGCGGCGTCTGGTTCCGCTGCGGCCGGCATGAGGTCCATATCGGCGTGCAGGACCGCTTTGTCCCGGCCTGCAAGGCGCATCCGGCCTTTCTCGTGACCGGACTGGAGGCGCTCCGCCAAGCGCTGGAAGAAGCGGGAACCGCGACCGCCGACGATGAGGCTCGACAAGAAGAAGGCATCCGCCGCTTCTATGCGAACGATCCGTTCGGCAACCGGCTGGAGTTCATGGAGCGTACGCTCTGA
- a CDS encoding tyrosine-protein phosphatase: protein MVDSDKTGGGPDGLRVELKRRLNLRELGGLPAADGKRIKPGHLYRSGELTDLSEEEFRLLESLGLAFICDLRTADKGVEVPTPRIGETPYVQLPVFGGNFSSSEIPKLLGQMAAGGKLEDPLPGIYRQFVTDEHTRGAYARLVRALLEAEGRPVLWHCTVGKDRTGFAAAVVLLALGASEETIAADYMATEGSRAEATERILAQVGAVLPDERVLGFVRSVLGVSLDYIRSALDEMRSAYGSTDGYLEQGLGVTEQERMLLRERYLE, encoded by the coding sequence ATGGTGGATTCAGACAAGACGGGCGGAGGCCCCGACGGCTTGCGCGTTGAGCTGAAGCGGCGGCTGAACCTGAGAGAGCTCGGCGGATTGCCGGCTGCGGACGGCAAGCGGATCAAGCCGGGGCATCTGTACCGGTCGGGAGAGCTGACCGATCTGAGCGAGGAGGAGTTCCGCCTGTTGGAATCGCTCGGGCTCGCGTTCATCTGCGACCTGCGCACGGCGGACAAAGGCGTCGAGGTGCCGACGCCGCGCATCGGCGAGACGCCTTATGTGCAGCTGCCGGTGTTCGGAGGCAACTTCAGCTCCAGCGAAATTCCGAAGCTGCTCGGCCAGATGGCGGCGGGAGGGAAGCTGGAGGACCCGCTGCCCGGCATCTACCGGCAGTTCGTGACGGACGAGCATACGCGCGGCGCCTATGCGCGCCTCGTGCGCGCGCTGCTGGAGGCGGAAGGCCGCCCGGTGCTGTGGCATTGCACGGTCGGCAAGGACCGGACGGGCTTCGCGGCCGCCGTCGTGCTGCTGGCGCTCGGCGCCTCCGAGGAGACGATCGCCGCCGACTACATGGCCACCGAGGGCTCGCGGGCGGAAGCGACGGAGCGCATCCTCGCCCAGGTCGGGGCCGTACTCCCGGACGAGCGGGTGCTCGGCTTCGTGCGCTCCGTGCTCGGCGTATCGCTGGACTACATCCGGAGCGCGCTCGACGAGATGAGGAGCGCATATGGCTCCACAGACGGGTATTTGGAGCAAGGGCTGGGCGTGACCGAGCAGGAGCGCATGCTGCTGCGGGAGCGGTACTTGGAGTAG